In Dyadobacter sp. NIV53, a single window of DNA contains:
- a CDS encoding class I SAM-dependent DNA methyltransferase, with the protein MKYKRQKESKASLLRKDIEAPVYKPEQADLRWTHFKDREPEDLFSHLTKPKGVFDFIKNMGQDNAFSRFMKGATFMIPTSRLLAQVIDLLNDVQMTDRDTKGDIYEYLLSKIASAGTNGQFRTPRHIIKMMVDMMEPLPQDIICDPSAGTCGFLVASAEYVQTKYEGRFGDTGFRKHFNERMFMGSEFDATMIRIGAMNMMMHGIENPNLADVDALSEANAGFTDVATLVLANPPFKGSLDHESVEKNILAKVNSKKQNCFSLD; encoded by the coding sequence ATGAAATACAAACGGCAGAAGGAATCAAAGGCAAGTCTGCTCCGCAAGGACATAGAGGCTCCCGTATATAAGCCAGAGCAGGCCGATCTGCGCTGGACACATTTCAAGGACCGCGAGCCTGAAGACCTTTTCAGTCACCTCACCAAACCGAAAGGCGTGTTTGACTTTATCAAAAACATGGGTCAGGACAATGCTTTCAGCCGTTTTATGAAAGGAGCGACTTTCATGATCCCGACGTCCCGGCTTCTGGCCCAGGTGATCGACCTGCTCAACGATGTGCAAATGACCGACCGCGATACCAAGGGCGACATTTACGAATATCTATTATCCAAAATTGCCTCAGCCGGTACCAACGGACAGTTTCGTACGCCTCGCCACATTATCAAAATGATGGTGGATATGATGGAACCTCTGCCGCAGGATATTATTTGTGATCCGTCGGCAGGTACATGCGGTTTTCTGGTTGCCTCTGCTGAATACGTACAAACCAAATATGAAGGCCGCTTTGGTGATACCGGATTCAGGAAACATTTCAACGAAAGAATGTTTATGGGCAGCGAGTTCGATGCGACTATGATACGCATCGGCGCTATGAACATGATGATGCACGGCATTGAAAACCCGAATTTGGCTGATGTCGACGCGTTGTCGGAAGCCAATGCTGGTTTTACCGATGTCGCGACTCTGGTACTGGCCAATCCGCCGTTTAAAGGGAGCCTGGACCACGAATCGGTTGAAAAGAATATTCTGGCAAAGGTCAATTCCAAAAAACAGAATTGCTTTTCCTTGGACTGA
- a CDS encoding DUF2281 domain-containing protein codes for MLTVIEGVYENGQIVLDHKPKTSTKIKVMVIFEEVNEIENIPQKRPFGIAKGTIQLSPDFNDPLEDLKDYM; via the coding sequence ATGCTTACTGTAATAGAAGGAGTTTACGAAAATGGACAAATCGTTCTTGACCACAAGCCGAAAACCAGTACTAAAATCAAGGTAATGGTAATATTTGAAGAAGTGAACGAAATTGAAAATATACCTCAAAAACGCCCTTTCGGCATTGCAAAAGGCACTATCCAGTTAAGCCCGGATTTTAATGATCCTCTGGAAGATTTAAAAGATTATATGTAA
- a CDS encoding type I restriction-modification system subunit M N-terminal domain-containing protein produces MLTGEKRSQIDKIWNAFWTGGVSNPLTVIEQITYLLFIKRLDEIQTAEGIKGKSAPQGHRGSRI; encoded by the coding sequence ATGCTTACAGGCGAAAAACGTTCACAAATAGATAAAATATGGAATGCCTTCTGGACAGGCGGCGTTTCCAATCCGCTTACCGTTATTGAACAGATCACGTATCTGCTTTTTATCAAGCGTCTCGATGAAATACAAACGGCAGAAGGAATCAAAGGCAAGTCTGCTCCGCAAGGACATAGAGGCTCCCGTATATAA
- a CDS encoding type II toxin-antitoxin system VapC family toxin → MKLLLDTHAVLWFIEGDSQLSAKARELIENPVNEIYVSVISFFEISIKLKLGKLYLQKPLSLIFQDIAHAYIHVLPISNSHLLEYQNIPIISDHKTRRPRPI, encoded by the coding sequence ATGAAATTATTACTGGATACACACGCTGTATTATGGTTTATTGAGGGCGATTCGCAATTATCTGCCAAGGCAAGAGAACTTATTGAAAATCCGGTAAATGAAATTTATGTCAGTGTAATTAGTTTCTTTGAAATATCAATTAAACTGAAACTTGGCAAGCTCTATTTGCAAAAACCTTTGAGTTTGATTTTTCAGGACATAGCTCATGCTTATATTCATGTACTTCCTATAAGCAATTCACATTTGCTCGAATATCAAAATATCCCAATAATAAGCGATCATAAAACTAGGCGTCCCCGACCCATTTGA
- a CDS encoding class I SAM-dependent DNA methyltransferase, with protein MLFLGLMLRGLKIGGRAAVIVPDGVLFGSSKAHVQIRKEIIDGHQLRAVISMPSGVFKPYAGVSTAILIFTRTDSGGTDKVWFYDMKADGYSLDDKRQEIADNDIDDIVSRFRHPDGEADRKRTDRSFFVPVSDIIGNNYDLSINRYKEVIHEEKFYDKPAVIIAKIKELDEARQQNLADLEKLLEESL; from the coding sequence TTGCTTTTCCTTGGACTGATGCTGAGAGGATTGAAAATCGGCGGACGTGCAGCGGTGATCGTTCCCGACGGTGTCCTGTTCGGTTCGTCCAAAGCGCATGTGCAGATACGGAAGGAAATCATTGACGGGCACCAGTTAAGGGCAGTTATTTCAATGCCTTCCGGTGTGTTCAAACCTTATGCCGGAGTTAGTACGGCCATTCTGATCTTTACCAGAACGGATTCCGGCGGAACGGACAAAGTATGGTTTTACGACATGAAAGCAGATGGGTACAGTCTGGACGACAAACGTCAGGAAATAGCTGATAATGATATCGACGATATTGTAAGCCGTTTCCGCCACCCCGACGGGGAAGCTGACAGAAAACGCACGGACCGTTCATTTTTTGTGCCCGTAAGTGATATCATAGGGAATAATTACGATCTTAGCATCAACCGTTACAAGGAAGTAATTCACGAAGAAAAGTTTTACGACAAACCGGCTGTGATCATTGCAAAAATCAAAGAACTGGACGAAGCCCGCCAGCAAAACCTGGCCGATCTTGAAAAATTACTGGAAGAGAGTTTATGA
- a CDS encoding restriction endonuclease subunit S yields the protein MFGDLTENNKKLSLVKLDTLCKIQGGLQVSAETRKNLSLTMPYLRVANVYRNQLELSEIKNIDLTEGELERTRLQKDDILIVEGHGNRNEIGRAAIWDGSIDPVVHQNHLIRVRPDFEQATSIFLCYFVNSESGRQQLIGSSNTTSGLNTISTGKVKNLNLPIPPLSQQHQFAKIIEQIESQKEQAKKSLAESEALFQGLLAGYFGDN from the coding sequence ATGTTTGGTGATTTAACTGAAAATAATAAAAAGTTGTCGTTAGTAAAACTAGATACATTATGTAAAATACAAGGCGGGTTACAAGTAAGTGCAGAAACTAGGAAAAACTTGTCATTAACAATGCCTTATTTGCGGGTAGCGAATGTTTATAGGAATCAATTAGAACTGTCAGAAATCAAGAATATTGATTTAACAGAAGGGGAATTAGAAAGAACAAGATTACAAAAAGATGATATATTAATTGTCGAAGGTCATGGTAATAGGAATGAAATCGGACGTGCAGCGATTTGGGATGGCTCAATAGATCCAGTTGTTCATCAAAATCATTTAATTAGAGTTCGTCCAGATTTTGAGCAAGCAACTTCAATTTTCTTATGTTATTTCGTTAATTCAGAATCAGGAAGGCAGCAATTAATTGGTTCTTCTAATACAACATCTGGGTTAAATACAATTAGCACTGGAAAAGTAAAAAATCTTAATTTACCAATTCCACCACTATCGCAACAACATCAATTTGCCAAAATAATAGAACAAATCGAATCTCAAAAAGAACAAGCAAAAAAATCCCTAGCCGAAAGCGAAGCGCTTTTCCAGGGACTTTTGGCCGGTTATTTCGGGGATAATTAA